A window from Cyprinus carpio isolate SPL01 chromosome A11, ASM1834038v1, whole genome shotgun sequence encodes these proteins:
- the LOC109112275 gene encoding collagen alpha-1(II) chain-like, producing MTQMHTSSNGLASAHHNEGIKIALTTEMHASIKMGNAGSDGPPGQDGSAGIKGDRGDSGPAGAPGAPGGTGAPGPVGPTGKQGDRGEAGPQGPRGDKGEAGDSGERGQKGHRGFTGLQGLPGPPGQPGDQGASGPAGPGGARGSPGPVGPAGKDGANGLLGPIGPPGPRGRSGETGPSGPPGNPGPPGPPGPPGPGIDMSAFAGLSHPEKDPDPLRYMRADQAAEGDRQHDAEVDATLKSLNNQMENIRSPDGTKKSPARTCRDLKHCHPAWKSGEYWIDPNQGCTVDAMKVFCNMESGETCVYPKPSNIPCKNWWTSKGAERKHVWFGEVMNGGFPFGYGDDNLAPNTASIQMTFLRLLSTEASQNLTYHCKNSVAYMDEATGNLKKALLLQGSNDFEIRAEGNSRFTYSVLEDGCKKHTGQWSKTVIEYKSQKTSRLPIVDIAPMDIGGANQEFGVDVGAVCFL from the exons atgACACAGATGCACACATCCTCTAATGGCCTTGCTAGTGCTCACCATAATGAAGGAATAAAGATCGCTCTTACCACAGAAATGCACGCTTCAATCAAAATG ggcaATGCTGGATCTGATGGTCCTCCTGGCCAAGACGGTTCTGCAGGAATAAAG GGTGACAGAGGTGACAGTGGTCCAGCTGGCGCTCCTGGTGCTCCAGGTGGCACTGGTGCTCCTGGTCCAGTCGGACCCACTGGCAAACAGGGAGACAGAGGAGAGGCC GGCCCACAAGGCCCGCGCGGAGATAAAGGAGAGGCTGGCGATTCAGGTGAGAGAGGACAGAAAGGACACAGAGGTTTCACCGGTCTTCAAGGTCTGCCTGGGCCTCCT GGGCAACCTGGTGACCAAGGTGCTTCTGGACCTGCTGGACCCGGTGGAGCAAGA GGCTCCCCAGGCCCTGTTGGTCCAGCTGGAAAAGATGGAGCCAATGGTTTGCTTGGACCCATCGGACCCCCTGGACCTCGTGGCCGTTCTGGAGAGACTGGGCCATCC GGCCCCCCAGGAAATCCTGGTCCCCCAGGTCCTCCTGGCCCACCAGGGCCTGGCATCGACATGTCTGCTTTCGCTGGTCTGTCTCATCCTGAGAAGGATCCGGACCCCCTGCGGTACATGAGGGCAGACCAGGCCGCCGAAGGTGACCGCCAGCATGATGCAGAGGTTGATGCCACTCTGAAATCCCTGAACAACCAGATGGAGAACATCCGAAGTCCTGATGGTACTAAAAAAAGCCCGGCCCGGACCTGTAGAGACCTGAAACACTGCCACCCAGCTTGGAAGAGCG GTGAATACTGGATTGATCCTAACCAGGGCTGCACCGTTGATGCTATGAAGGTGTTCTGCAACATGGAGTCCGGCGAGACCTGTGTTTATCCAAAACCGTCTAATATCCCATGCAAGAACTGGTGGACTTCCAAGGGTGCCGAACGCAAACATGTTTGGTTTGGAGAAGTCATGAATGGTGGATTCCCT TTTGGCTATGGAGACGACAATCTGGCACCTAATACAGCAAGCATTCAGATGACTTTCCTGAGACTGCTGTCCACAGAGGCCTCGCAGAACCTCACCTATCACTGCAAGAACAGCGTTGCCTATATGGATGAGGCCACTGGCAACCTGAAGAAAGCTCTGCTGCTGCAGGGATCCAATGATTTTGAAATCCGAGCTGAGGGCAACAGCCGCTTCACATATAGTGTTCTTGAGGATGGCTGCAAG AAACACACAGGACAATGGAGCAAGACGGTCATTGAGTACAAATCCCAGAAGACTTCACGTCTACCCATTGTTGACATTGCGCCTATGGATATTGGAGGAGCAAATCAGGAGTTTGGAGTGGACGTGGGTGCCGTCTGTTTCTTGTAA
- the myg1 gene encoding MYG1 exonuclease yields the protein MKAIQSAFLMKMRIGTHNGTFHCDEVLACFLLRQLPEYKDASLLAQCDVVVDVGGEYDPARQRYDHHQRSFAESFHSLCPEKRWVTKLSSAGLIYLHFGRRVLEQLTQLKQHEPQLEVLYDKVYENLVQEVDAVDNGISQCDGEVRYSISTTLSARVAHLNPRWNSTHQDTEEGFQKALALVGAEFKDRLDYYMKAWLPAREIVQQAVQTRYQVDPSGEIVLLAQGGCPWKEHLFALEKELKVDVPIKFVLYTDQSGHWRVQCVPAGLNTFQNRLSLLEEWRGVRDEALSELSGIPGCIFVHASGFIGGNRTQEGALEMAKRTLQTAPRPLLN from the exons ATGAAGGCGATCCAGAGCGCATTTCTGATGAAGATGAGGATCGGGACTCATAACGGCACGTTTCACTGCGATGAAGTTCTGGCGTGTTTCCTGCTGCGGCAGCTTCCGGAGTACAAG GACGCGTCGCTCCTGGCGCAGTGTGATGTAGTGGTGGATGTCGGAGGAGAGTATGATCCCGCTCGGCAGCGCTACGATCATCACCAGAG GTCTTTTGCGGAGAGCTTCCACAGCTTGTGTCCAGAGAAGCGCTGGGTGACGAAGCTGAGCTCGGCGGGTCTGATCTACCTTCACTTCGGCAGACGTGTTCTGGAGCAGCTGACGCAGCTGAAGCAGCACGAGCCGCAGCTGGAGGTGCTTTATGACAAG GTCTATGAGAACTTGGTGCAGGAGGTGGATGCGGTGGATAACGGGATCAGTCAGTGTGACGGAGAGGTGCGTTACTCCATCAGCACCACCCTCAGCGCTCGCGTCGCCCACCTCAACCCTCGCTGGAACAGCACACACCAGGACACTGAG GAGGGCTTCCAGAAAGCGCTGGCTCTTGTAGGAGCTGAGTTCAAGGACCGTTTGGATTACTACATGAAGGCCTGGCTCCCGGCGAGAGAGATCGTGCAGCAAGCTGTTCAGACCAGATATCAG GTGGATCCGAGCGGGGAGATCGTGCTGCTGGCTCAGGGAGGCTGTCCCTGGAAAGAGCATCTGTTTGCGCTGGAGAAGGAGCTGAAGGTGGACGTGCCCATCAAGTTTGTGCTGTACACAGATCAGAGTGGACACTGGAGAGTCCAGTGTGTCCCGGCCGGACTCAACACCTTCCAGAACAG ATTGAGTCTTCTGGAGGAATGGCGTGGGGTCCGGGACGAGGCCCTGTCCGAGCTGAGCGGGATTCCCGGCTGTATCTTCGTCCACGCCAGCGGCTTCATCGGGGGTAACCGGACACAGGAGGGAGCGCTGGAGATGGCCAAGAGAACGCTGCAGACCGCACCCAGACCTTTACTCAACTGA